A genomic region of Streptomyces rimosus contains the following coding sequences:
- a CDS encoding N-acetylglucosamine kinase has protein sequence MLAVDAGNSKTDVALVGADGTVLATARGGGFQPPVVGVARAVGDLAALVEAVRERAGVTGPVSQVSAYLANADLPVEEAELAAEITSYGWARTVTVANDTFALLRTGLSDRGEPVGVAVVCGAGINCVGLGHDGRTARFPSIGRISGDWGGGGHLAEEALWWAARADDGRGEPSALAREVPAHFGLTTMPELIEALHLGRIPRERRFGLTPLLFEVAASGDAVARALVQRQAEEIALLASVALGRLDLLDEPTPLVLGGGVLAARHPLLHDELARLLAERAPKAEPRVVTEPPVLGAALHALDRAGAGAEAYERVREGFGGGGAGG, from the coding sequence ATGCTTGCCGTCGACGCGGGCAACAGCAAGACCGACGTGGCGCTGGTCGGCGCGGACGGGACGGTGCTGGCGACGGCCCGCGGCGGCGGTTTCCAGCCGCCGGTGGTCGGCGTCGCGCGGGCCGTCGGCGACCTGGCGGCGCTGGTGGAAGCGGTACGGGAACGGGCCGGCGTCACCGGGCCGGTGAGCCAGGTGTCCGCCTACCTGGCCAACGCCGACCTGCCCGTAGAGGAGGCGGAGCTGGCCGCGGAGATCACCTCGTACGGCTGGGCCCGTACGGTCACCGTCGCCAACGACACCTTCGCGCTGCTGCGCACCGGGCTGTCGGACCGCGGCGAACCGGTCGGCGTCGCGGTGGTGTGCGGCGCCGGCATCAACTGCGTGGGCCTGGGACACGACGGCCGCACCGCCCGGTTCCCGTCCATCGGGCGGATCTCCGGCGACTGGGGCGGTGGCGGGCACCTTGCCGAGGAGGCGCTGTGGTGGGCGGCGCGGGCCGACGACGGGCGCGGCGAGCCGAGCGCGCTGGCCCGCGAGGTTCCGGCCCACTTCGGGCTGACCACCATGCCGGAGCTGATCGAAGCGCTCCACCTGGGGCGCATTCCCCGGGAGCGCCGTTTCGGGCTGACGCCGCTGCTGTTCGAAGTGGCCGCGTCCGGCGACGCGGTGGCGCGGGCCCTGGTGCAGCGGCAGGCGGAGGAGATCGCGCTGCTGGCGTCGGTGGCGCTGGGCCGGCTGGACCTACTGGACGAGCCGACGCCGCTGGTCCTGGGCGGCGGCGTACTGGCCGCCCGGCACCCGCTCCTGCACGACGAACTGGCCCGCCTGCTGGCGGAGCGGGCCCCGAAGGCGGAACCGCGCGTGGTCACGGAGCCCCCCGTACTGGGCGCGGCCCTGCACGCACTGGACCGGGCCGGAGCGGGGGCGGAGGCGTATGAGCGGGTCCGGGAGGGGTTTGGCGGGGGTGGGGCAGGGGGTTGA
- a CDS encoding 6-phospho-beta-glucosidase: MKIAVVGGGSTYTPELIDGFARLRDALPLAELVLIDPAADRLELVGGLARRIFAKQGHPGRISWTSDVDAGVDGADAVLLQLRVGGQAARNQDETWPLECGCVGQETTGAGGLAKALRTVPVVLDIAERIRRRNPDAWIVDFTNPVGIVTRALLSHGHKAVGLCNVAIGFQRKFARLLGVAPERVELEHVGLNHLTWERAVRVDGEDVLPRLITEHGAAIAEDLHMPRSLVERLGVVPSYYLRYYYQHDEVVEELRSKPSRAAEVAAIEKQLLEMYGDPSLDEKPELLGKRGGAFYSEAAVALTSALLGDTGDVQIVNTVNNGTLPFLPDDAVIEVPATMGAGGAKPLPVRPLEPLYSGLIANVTAYEHLALEAALKGGRDRIFEALLAHPLIGQIAYADRLTDELIAHNREHLTWL, translated from the coding sequence CTGAAGATCGCCGTCGTCGGCGGGGGCTCGACCTACACCCCCGAGCTCATCGACGGGTTCGCCCGGCTGCGGGACGCCCTGCCGCTCGCGGAACTGGTCCTGATCGACCCGGCGGCCGACCGGCTGGAGCTGGTCGGCGGCCTGGCGCGGCGGATCTTCGCCAAGCAGGGCCACCCGGGCCGTATCTCGTGGACCTCCGACGTCGACGCGGGGGTGGACGGCGCGGACGCGGTGCTGCTCCAGCTGCGCGTCGGTGGGCAGGCGGCCCGCAATCAGGACGAGACCTGGCCCCTGGAGTGCGGTTGCGTCGGGCAGGAGACGACCGGCGCGGGCGGTCTCGCCAAGGCACTGCGCACCGTCCCGGTCGTCCTGGACATCGCCGAGCGCATCCGCCGCCGCAACCCCGACGCGTGGATCGTCGACTTCACCAACCCGGTCGGCATCGTCACCCGCGCGCTGCTGTCGCACGGCCACAAGGCCGTAGGTCTGTGCAACGTGGCCATCGGATTCCAGCGCAAGTTCGCGCGGCTACTGGGCGTCGCGCCTGAGCGCGTGGAGCTGGAGCACGTCGGGCTGAACCATCTGACGTGGGAGCGCGCCGTACGGGTGGACGGCGAGGACGTACTGCCCCGGCTGATCACCGAGCACGGTGCGGCCATCGCCGAGGACCTGCACATGCCGCGCTCGCTCGTGGAGCGGCTCGGCGTCGTACCGTCGTACTACCTGCGCTACTACTACCAGCACGACGAGGTCGTGGAGGAACTGCGCAGCAAGCCGTCGCGGGCGGCGGAGGTGGCCGCCATCGAGAAGCAGCTGCTGGAGATGTACGGCGATCCGTCGCTGGACGAGAAGCCCGAGCTGCTGGGCAAGCGCGGCGGCGCGTTCTACTCGGAGGCGGCGGTGGCGCTGACCTCCGCGCTGCTGGGCGACACCGGCGACGTACAGATTGTGAACACGGTCAACAACGGAACCCTGCCCTTCCTGCCCGACGACGCGGTGATCGAGGTGCCGGCGACGATGGGGGCCGGCGGGGCGAAGCCGCTGCCCGTACGGCCGCTGGAGCCGCTGTACTCCGGGCTGATCGCCAACGTCACCGCGTACGAGCACCTCGCGCTGGAAGCGGCCCTGAAGGGTGGCCGGGACCGGATCTTCGAGGCGCTGCTCGCCCACCCGCTCATCGGCCAGATCGCGTACGCGGACCGGCTGACCGACGAGCTGATCGCGCACAACCGGGAGCACCTCACGTGGCTCTGA
- a CDS encoding carbohydrate ABC transporter permease: MTTTTLRAGSAPARTGTTDRGPAASRARRKRLLHWIAVHSVAVAAALFFVLPFVFVFLTSVMSDDQAMSGELWPHEWNWSNYATVFATPGFLDWWRNSLMYAGLGTLFTVGSAIPVAYALAKFRFRGRRIAMLLVISTMMLPPQVIVIPMYLVWAQQLHLSGSLWPLIIPMAFGDAYSIFLLRQFLLTIPQEYIESAKVDGCGEVRTLLRIVVPMAKPGIAAVALFQFFYCWNDYFGPQIYAAQNPAAWTLSYGLESFKSAHNVNWNLTMAATLLVMAPVIIVFFFAQKAFVEGVTLTGVKG; this comes from the coding sequence ATGACCACGACGACTCTGAGAGCGGGCAGTGCCCCCGCGCGCACCGGCACCACCGACCGGGGGCCCGCCGCGTCCCGCGCCCGCCGCAAGCGGCTGCTGCACTGGATAGCGGTGCATTCCGTCGCCGTCGCGGCCGCGCTGTTCTTCGTCCTGCCGTTCGTGTTCGTCTTCCTGACCTCCGTCATGAGCGACGACCAGGCGATGAGCGGCGAACTGTGGCCGCACGAATGGAACTGGTCGAATTACGCGACGGTGTTCGCCACCCCCGGTTTCCTGGACTGGTGGCGGAACTCGCTGATGTACGCGGGGCTGGGCACGCTGTTCACCGTCGGTTCGGCGATACCGGTGGCGTACGCGCTCGCCAAGTTCCGTTTCCGGGGCCGGCGTATCGCGATGCTGCTGGTGATCTCGACGATGATGCTGCCGCCGCAGGTCATCGTGATCCCCATGTACCTGGTGTGGGCGCAGCAGCTGCACCTGTCCGGGTCACTGTGGCCGCTCATCATTCCGATGGCGTTCGGCGACGCGTACTCCATCTTCCTGCTGCGGCAGTTCCTGCTCACCATTCCGCAGGAATACATCGAGTCGGCGAAGGTGGACGGCTGCGGTGAGGTCCGTACGCTGCTGCGCATCGTCGTCCCGATGGCAAAGCCGGGCATCGCCGCGGTGGCGCTGTTCCAGTTCTTCTACTGCTGGAACGACTACTTCGGACCGCAGATCTACGCCGCGCAGAACCCGGCCGCCTGGACGTTGAGTTACGGCCTCGAATCGTTCAAGAGCGCGCACAACGTCAACTGGAACCTGACCATGGCCGCGACGCTGCTCGTCATGGCCCCCGTCATCATCGTGTTCTTCTTCGCGCAGAAAGCCTTTGTCGAAGGCGTCACGCTCACCGGAGTGAAGGGCTGA
- a CDS encoding carbohydrate ABC transporter permease produces MSLVESPERPAATAPRPKAPALRRKHRGQRLRTLGFLSPWLVGFSVFFGYPLLATVYFSFMHYNQIQQPSFVGLRNWKYVFTQMPLFGPALWNTLWLVVVMVALRVVFGLGIGLLVTKIKSGVGFFRTAFYLPYLAPPVAATVAFVFLLNPGTGPVNEILEALGIPAPGWFNDAAWAKPSLVMLSLWGIGDLMVIFMAALLDVPKEQYEAAELDGAGAWARFRYVTWPSITPIVLFAVVTGVVQTMQYYTQALVAGKLASGVTIGPGTVIQPGYPDHSTLTVPQLVYSLGFQNFNTGAACVLSLVLFVIAMAVTTLLMRKRAGLLPAED; encoded by the coding sequence ATGTCCCTCGTCGAATCCCCCGAACGCCCGGCGGCCACCGCGCCGCGCCCGAAAGCTCCCGCGCTGCGCCGTAAACACCGCGGGCAGCGGCTGCGCACCCTCGGTTTCCTCTCCCCCTGGCTGGTCGGTTTCAGCGTCTTCTTCGGCTATCCGCTGCTCGCCACCGTCTATTTCTCGTTCATGCACTACAACCAGATCCAGCAGCCGTCCTTCGTCGGCCTGCGGAACTGGAAGTACGTCTTCACGCAGATGCCGCTTTTCGGGCCCGCGCTGTGGAACACGCTGTGGCTGGTCGTGGTGATGGTCGCGCTGCGCGTGGTCTTCGGGCTGGGCATCGGCCTGCTCGTCACGAAGATCAAGTCGGGGGTCGGCTTCTTCCGTACCGCCTTCTACCTGCCGTATCTCGCGCCGCCGGTCGCCGCGACGGTCGCCTTCGTCTTCCTGCTCAACCCCGGCACCGGGCCGGTCAACGAGATCCTGGAGGCGCTCGGCATTCCGGCGCCCGGCTGGTTCAACGACGCGGCGTGGGCCAAACCGTCGCTGGTCATGCTCTCCCTCTGGGGCATCGGCGACCTGATGGTGATCTTCATGGCGGCGCTGCTGGACGTACCGAAGGAGCAGTACGAGGCCGCCGAGCTGGACGGGGCCGGCGCCTGGGCGAGATTCCGGTACGTGACATGGCCGTCGATCACGCCGATCGTGCTGTTCGCGGTGGTCACCGGGGTGGTACAGACCATGCAGTACTACACGCAGGCGCTGGTCGCCGGGAAGCTGGCCTCCGGCGTCACCATCGGGCCCGGCACGGTCATCCAGCCCGGCTACCCGGACCACTCCACCCTCACCGTGCCGCAGCTCGTCTACTCGCTCGGCTTCCAGAACTTCAACACCGGCGCGGCGTGCGTGCTCTCGCTCGTGCTCTTCGTGATCGCCATGGCCGTCACCACCCTGCTGATGCGCAAGCGCGCCGGCCTGCTCCCGGCGGAGGACTGA